A window of the bacterium genome harbors these coding sequences:
- a CDS encoding DUF2442 domain-containing protein, with the protein MFLHVIEATYLEDYRLRLKFNDGKVKDVDLKDELYGEVFEPLRDIEVFKKVRVNKETNTIEWENGADFAPEFLYEIGQEIKEVKAA; encoded by the coding sequence ATGTTTTTGCATGTCATAGAAGCAACCTACTTAGAGGATTACAGATTAAGGCTCAAGTTTAACGATGGCAAAGTCAAGGATGTTGATTTGAAAGATGAGCTATACGGCGAGGTATTTGAGCCGTTAAGAGATATTGAGGTATTTAAGAAGGTAAGGGTAAATAAAGAAACCAATACGATAGAGTGGGAGAATGGTGCTGATTTTGCCCCTGAATTTTTATACGAAATTGGCCAGGAGATAAAGGAGGTCAAAGCAGCATAG
- a CDS encoding U32 family peptidase, with protein sequence MTTQKAEILAPGGNEEAVLAAISAGADAVYLGLPKFNARIKAANITEKSLPALVHLAHSCGVKIYVTVNTLITPGEIDEFLALIGVCRKAGVDALIVQDYGALYLLQKLYPEAEVHASTQATSHNSRQLEFLKKFGVRQVNLCREMSLTETQELTAVASRLGIKTEVFVHGAYCISFSGQCLMSSFIGGQSANRGLCAQPCRKVYYLQPGKSGACRLSLKDNSAFKEVASLLEAGVSSFKIEGRLKNFFYVYQVVRAFREQLDRISAGLPPNPDDPRLHKVFNRGFSAGYLENRISRQMFATSPLDQSLPLAGEVKKYLADRHLLELTKDAVLPEGTRINIYTPDNRFICTAVVGEKQASGVFRICLEHFVRDRILRGYLVCILRDSDEMARIQAELKHLKDRRLPVQVRVEGKEGQRLRASFSDGQKTVWVESRLVLHKATKNPLTQETFFVTFGRLGNTPFDLKKVDCSGLIGSLFLPVSELNAIRRKAVSQLESVEVQGGEVKPPPLPAAQPVKSGLAILVSDSEEAVSFSSLTSAVLLEINTAEEFHQAALFMAGNRNILPFFPAILFEKEYRTMAESLDAAICSRIVANNGGLGLSAAEKGIGWIAGPALNCANPYAARALQEKGGAEGVFLSPELNARQITEASAGIDIETWITVLGPLTLMTSRQCLLRDTAHCRKKACDERCLTSCRQYAVWYDERNMPFYVYKRPGAYTQVFNNAVLFTPEAVRQLKGRISWFVLDMRSFPFYHLTGREKRMILDYMAGILAGEQGHNQQDREGDRQAIKRILPATTTGHFKRGI encoded by the coding sequence ATGACTACCCAAAAAGCTGAAATTCTTGCTCCCGGCGGGAATGAAGAAGCGGTCCTGGCCGCCATTTCTGCCGGAGCAGACGCTGTCTATCTGGGACTGCCAAAGTTTAACGCCCGGATAAAGGCGGCCAATATTACCGAAAAGTCTTTACCTGCTCTGGTGCATCTGGCTCACTCTTGTGGAGTAAAAATCTATGTTACCGTCAATACCCTGATTACTCCCGGTGAGATCGATGAATTTCTGGCCCTGATCGGGGTTTGTCGAAAAGCCGGAGTGGATGCCCTGATTGTTCAGGACTACGGTGCATTGTACCTTCTCCAGAAACTCTATCCGGAAGCAGAAGTCCACGCCTCTACCCAGGCAACCAGCCATAACAGCAGGCAACTGGAATTCCTTAAAAAATTCGGGGTCCGGCAGGTCAACCTTTGCCGGGAGATGTCCCTGACCGAAACACAAGAGCTGACCGCAGTTGCCAGCCGGCTGGGAATCAAAACCGAGGTCTTTGTTCACGGAGCTTACTGCATCTCTTTTTCCGGTCAGTGCCTGATGAGCTCTTTTATCGGCGGCCAGTCCGCCAACCGTGGCCTGTGTGCCCAGCCCTGCCGCAAAGTCTATTACCTCCAGCCGGGAAAGAGCGGGGCCTGCCGCCTCAGTCTCAAGGACAACAGCGCCTTCAAAGAGGTCGCCTCCCTGCTGGAAGCTGGAGTCAGCTCTTTCAAGATCGAGGGACGGCTCAAGAACTTTTTCTATGTCTATCAGGTTGTCCGGGCCTTCCGGGAACAACTGGACAGAATCTCTGCCGGGCTCCCCCCCAATCCGGACGATCCCCGGCTGCATAAGGTTTTCAACCGCGGATTCAGCGCCGGTTATCTGGAAAACAGGATTTCCCGGCAGATGTTTGCCACTTCGCCCCTGGATCAGTCCCTGCCCCTGGCCGGAGAGGTAAAAAAATACCTGGCCGACCGGCACCTTCTTGAACTGACCAAAGACGCTGTTTTGCCGGAAGGAACCAGGATCAATATTTATACCCCCGATAACCGTTTTATCTGCACGGCCGTGGTCGGGGAGAAGCAGGCATCCGGAGTCTTCCGTATCTGCCTAGAGCACTTTGTGCGGGACAGGATCCTCCGGGGGTATCTGGTCTGCATCCTGAGAGACAGTGATGAGATGGCCCGCATCCAGGCAGAATTGAAGCACCTGAAGGACAGACGGCTTCCCGTGCAGGTCAGGGTTGAAGGAAAAGAAGGCCAGAGATTGAGGGCCAGCTTCAGCGACGGGCAGAAAACCGTTTGGGTCGAAAGCAGGCTGGTGTTGCACAAGGCCACGAAAAACCCGCTGACTCAGGAAACATTCTTCGTAACTTTCGGGAGGCTGGGGAATACGCCGTTTGACTTGAAGAAGGTAGACTGCTCGGGTTTGATCGGCAGCCTCTTTCTGCCGGTCAGTGAGCTGAATGCCATAAGGCGAAAGGCTGTCAGCCAACTGGAATCGGTAGAGGTTCAGGGCGGAGAGGTAAAACCTCCCCCGCTGCCTGCGGCACAGCCGGTGAAGAGCGGCCTGGCCATCCTGGTTTCAGACTCGGAAGAGGCGGTCTCTTTCTCAAGCCTGACTTCGGCGGTGCTCCTGGAAATCAACACCGCTGAGGAGTTTCACCAGGCGGCCCTCTTCATGGCCGGAAACCGTAACATACTTCCCTTCTTCCCGGCCATCCTTTTTGAAAAGGAGTATCGCACGATGGCCGAAAGCCTGGATGCAGCCATCTGTTCCAGAATCGTGGCCAACAACGGCGGTCTGGGTCTTTCTGCTGCCGAAAAAGGGATCGGCTGGATCGCCGGTCCTGCCCTTAACTGTGCTAACCCCTATGCTGCCAGGGCATTGCAGGAGAAGGGCGGAGCTGAAGGTGTATTCCTTTCTCCGGAATTGAACGCCAGACAGATCACCGAGGCCAGTGCAGGTATTGACATCGAGACCTGGATCACCGTCCTTGGGCCTCTTACCCTGATGACGAGCCGCCAGTGTCTGCTCCGGGACACGGCACACTGCCGCAAAAAGGCATGCGATGAGCGCTGCCTCACCTCATGCCGCCAGTATGCGGTCTGGTATGATGAGCGGAATATGCCCTTTTACGTTTATAAACGTCCGGGAGCATATACGCAGGTTTTCAACAATGCCGTTCTTTTCACTCCCGAAGCAGTGCGCCAGTTGAAGGGCCGGATATCCTGGTTTGTTCTGGATATGCGCAGCTTCCCGTTTTATCATCTGACAGGGAGGGAAAAAAGAATGATCCTGGATTATATGGCCGGAATCCTGGCCGGGGAGCAGGGACATAACCAGCAGGACAGGGAGGGGGATAGGCAGGCAATCAAGAGGATCTTACCTGCAACAACCACCGGGCATTTCAAGAGGGGAATTTGA
- a CDS encoding helix-hairpin-helix domain-containing protein, with translation MAKSKTLVSVVGFIAILFFVLSLTVIAPSTTLANPEEQGAVKAEEQATPPAEQPTAPPEQAAPPAEEPAPPAVEQPAPPAAGQQESTEVININTAGEQDLLKLKRIGPDLAKRIIAYREKKGPFKKTEDILKVKGLGGKFWKANKDRMTVGEGVTEEKKEEPAPQPSGQPESTPPEAVTPPPSQEAAPAAEGQTAPQGEQAAPPAETK, from the coding sequence ATGGCAAAGTCAAAAACTCTCGTATCCGTAGTCGGTTTTATTGCAATCTTGTTCTTTGTTTTATCTCTCACCGTTATAGCTCCTTCAACTACCCTGGCTAATCCGGAGGAGCAAGGGGCGGTAAAGGCTGAGGAGCAGGCGACACCTCCAGCGGAGCAGCCCACAGCACCACCTGAGCAGGCAGCTCCGCCAGCCGAGGAGCCTGCACCGCCGGCAGTCGAGCAACCTGCACCACCGGCAGCCGGGCAGCAGGAGTCTACAGAGGTTATCAATATCAATACCGCCGGAGAACAGGACCTCCTGAAGCTCAAGAGGATTGGACCTGATCTGGCCAAAAGGATTATTGCCTACCGGGAGAAAAAAGGCCCGTTCAAGAAAACCGAGGATATCCTCAAGGTAAAGGGACTTGGAGGAAAATTCTGGAAAGCAAACAAAGACCGGATGACGGTTGGAGAAGGTGTAACGGAAGAAAAAAAGGAAGAGCCGGCACCTCAACCAAGTGGACAACCAGAGTCTACTCCTCCGGAAGCAGTTACTCCCCCACCAAGCCAAGAGGCTGCTCCTGCGGCAGAGGGACAGACCGCTCCCCAGGGAGAACAAGCTGCTCCTCCCGCGGAGACAAAATAA
- a CDS encoding DUF4912 domain-containing protein, giving the protein MSTSHTTGNGQNPSPAKEREIISQEWLSPLLLLLEVDPAHIYACWEVWPEDLTAIGEQLKGIFQQTRLTLRIFAGDGNEQQPGSYFDVPVEGWKNDWYIEVPQSDRAYFAELGLISLSSNDFYVIKRSNVVKTPKNILSPPQQHQEQWMKVLGEYETISMVNPDEQLLARQLLPQQPPSSQTRKSISRKMIEEYYSNLPQDQPREVMELQGENIPCWPASPASSPENALLPLWDAEEPAGMAGQVASSSPFSLSSLSSASFGASGILSSYFSASLSSPASSPLSSPFSSYLSSYPSASMGNYSSLNNRRSEETSSESSSPRQVKGFFQYDLDLLIYGRAQPGAAVYIGEDAVEVQPDGSFSCRLNLSQQGRHWITLRACLPEGGEVHEFIPVWLQKIRVSGD; this is encoded by the coding sequence ATGAGCACCAGCCATACAACGGGCAATGGCCAGAATCCATCTCCAGCAAAGGAACGGGAGATTATCTCTCAGGAGTGGCTGTCTCCGCTTCTGCTCCTTCTGGAGGTTGATCCAGCGCATATATATGCCTGCTGGGAGGTATGGCCTGAGGATCTGACCGCCATTGGTGAGCAGCTTAAGGGCATTTTTCAGCAGACCCGGCTCACCCTCCGGATATTTGCAGGTGACGGGAATGAGCAGCAGCCCGGCTCATATTTTGATGTCCCGGTGGAAGGATGGAAGAATGACTGGTATATCGAGGTTCCTCAATCCGACAGGGCGTATTTTGCCGAATTGGGGTTAATATCTCTTTCATCGAATGACTTTTATGTCATCAAACGGTCAAATGTCGTCAAAACTCCGAAAAACATCCTCTCTCCACCTCAGCAGCACCAGGAACAATGGATGAAAGTTCTCGGCGAGTATGAAACCATAAGCATGGTCAATCCCGATGAGCAGCTTCTGGCCCGACAACTCTTGCCCCAGCAGCCACCCTCATCACAAACCCGGAAATCCATCAGCCGGAAGATGATTGAAGAATATTACAGCAACCTGCCTCAAGATCAGCCCAGGGAAGTTATGGAGCTGCAAGGGGAGAATATACCCTGCTGGCCGGCTTCACCTGCATCTTCACCGGAAAATGCCCTACTCCCCCTTTGGGACGCAGAAGAACCGGCAGGCATGGCCGGGCAGGTCGCCAGCAGCAGCCCTTTCAGCCTCAGCAGTCTGAGCAGCGCATCATTTGGAGCATCCGGTATCTTGAGCAGTTACTTCAGTGCCAGCCTGAGCAGTCCTGCAAGCAGTCCCTTGAGCAGCCCCTTCAGCAGTTATTTGAGCAGCTACCCATCGGCCAGCATGGGTAATTACTCCAGCCTGAACAACCGCCGTTCGGAAGAAACCTCCTCAGAAAGTTCTTCTCCTCGCCAGGTGAAAGGATTTTTCCAGTATGACCTTGATCTTTTGATCTATGGCCGTGCTCAGCCAGGGGCAGCGGTATATATTGGCGAGGATGCCGTTGAAGTCCAGCCGGATGGCAGCTTCTCCTGTCGTCTGAATCTCAGCCAACAGGGGAGGCATTGGATTACCTTACGGGCATGTTTGCCGGAAGGCGGAGAAGTCCATGAATTTATTCCCGTCTGGCTGCAAAAGATCAGGGTGAGTGGAGATTAA
- a CDS encoding 1,4-alpha-glucan branching protein domain-containing protein: protein MEPRAYFCLVLHAHLPFVRHPEQDECLEERWFFEAINESYLPLLQVLDNLVEEEVDFRLTVSLSPTLIAMLNDPLLQERYIRYLDRLIELAEKEVQRNRLHHKLLSLSSLYYDKFSANKVLFQQKYQQNLIRAFSRFQTLGKLEIITCPATHGYLPLLKMNPSSVRAQIAVALKCYQSSFGKPARGIWLSECGYYPGLDDVLRSFGLRFFFVDTHGLSFAHPRPKYFVYAPVYCPSGVAAFGRDQKSARQVWSAQEGYPGDPDYREFYRDIGHDLDYEYIRPYLHQNLRVDTGIKYYRITGATDHKDFYDPQKALVKAREHARDCFCSHESCGLSLSQGMDRPPLFVAPYDAELFGHWWYEGPDWINFLIREMAAGKDSLRMITPSEYLEKFPINQVSQPAASSWGWKGYHEMWLNSTNKWIYAPLFKAAQYMEYLTARFSGSNGVVRRALNQASRELLLAQGSDWAFIIHNKTSVQYATKRTIAHLERFNRICRQVEAGAIDLEWLESIEKLNNLFPDIGFEVYQTD from the coding sequence ATGGAGCCGCGGGCTTATTTTTGTCTGGTTCTTCATGCACACCTCCCTTTTGTCAGGCATCCTGAACAGGACGAGTGTCTGGAGGAGCGGTGGTTTTTTGAGGCCATCAACGAAAGCTATCTCCCCCTGCTTCAGGTGCTTGATAACCTGGTTGAGGAAGAAGTTGATTTTCGGCTTACCGTAAGCTTAAGCCCTACCCTGATAGCCATGCTCAACGATCCTCTGCTTCAGGAACGATACATCCGGTATCTGGACAGGCTGATTGAGCTGGCGGAAAAAGAGGTCCAAAGAAACAGGCTCCATCACAAGCTCCTGTCGCTGTCTTCCCTGTATTATGATAAGTTCTCGGCCAATAAAGTTCTTTTCCAGCAGAAGTATCAGCAAAACCTGATCCGGGCCTTCTCCCGGTTTCAGACCCTGGGAAAACTGGAGATCATTACCTGCCCGGCCACCCATGGCTATCTGCCGCTGTTAAAGATGAATCCCTCCTCGGTACGGGCTCAGATTGCCGTAGCCCTGAAATGCTATCAAAGCTCCTTTGGAAAGCCCGCACGCGGCATATGGCTGTCTGAATGTGGATATTATCCGGGTCTGGACGATGTGCTGCGGTCTTTTGGCCTGCGCTTCTTTTTTGTGGACACCCACGGACTTTCCTTTGCTCACCCCCGGCCCAAATATTTTGTCTACGCTCCAGTTTATTGCCCGTCAGGAGTGGCTGCGTTCGGTCGTGATCAAAAGTCCGCCCGGCAGGTGTGGAGCGCTCAGGAGGGATATCCCGGAGATCCGGACTACCGGGAATTTTACCGTGATATCGGGCATGACCTTGACTATGAATATATCCGGCCTTACCTTCACCAGAATCTGAGGGTGGATACCGGCATCAAGTATTACCGGATTACCGGGGCAACGGATCACAAGGATTTCTATGATCCGCAGAAGGCACTGGTCAAAGCCAGAGAGCATGCCCGGGATTGCTTTTGCAGCCACGAAAGCTGCGGCCTTTCCCTGAGTCAGGGGATGGACCGCCCGCCTCTCTTTGTTGCGCCGTACGATGCGGAGCTGTTTGGCCACTGGTGGTATGAGGGGCCTGACTGGATCAACTTCCTGATTCGGGAAATGGCGGCTGGCAAGGATTCACTCAGGATGATTACCCCGTCGGAATATCTGGAAAAATTCCCCATCAATCAGGTTTCCCAGCCCGCCGCTTCGAGCTGGGGATGGAAGGGATATCACGAGATGTGGCTGAACAGCACCAATAAGTGGATTTATGCTCCCTTATTCAAGGCTGCCCAGTATATGGAATATCTGACCGCACGGTTTTCCGGCAGCAATGGTGTGGTGCGAAGGGCCCTGAATCAGGCCAGCCGTGAGCTTCTGCTGGCGCAGGGGAGTGACTGGGCCTTCATCATCCATAATAAAACCAGCGTCCAGTATGCCACAAAGCGCACCATTGCCCACCTTGAGCGGTTTAACCGAATCTGCCGCCAGGTCGAAGCCGGGGCTATCGACCTTGAGTGGCTTGAATCGATCGAGAAATTGAACAACCTTTTCCCTGACATCGGATTTGAGGTCTATCAGACTGATTAG
- a CDS encoding spore photoproduct lyase family protein, translated as MPLYLPKRIIISPQVKSSSLLLDAILRNAPSVPVEYRKIDQDFFHLLTTDDLIITQHQGNFYKPCPGTLHYLCCQYKILNIGSNCPLSCTYCILQSYLDHPAMVVHANVDDMLSELDALFSHYPANIFRIGTGEFTDSLVLDHLTGLSTIIVPYFAARKNAYLEIKTKTTNINNLNNLDHRGKTIVAWSLNSAGIVRREELGAPSIEERLLAARKCQDWGYRLAFHFDPIIYYPGWEEEYRKTIEQLFSTITASRIAWISLGCFRYLPRLKPIIQEKFRHSRIIYEEFVQGLDGKMRYLEVLRQEIYAKMVQWIRERAPHCFLYLCMESPKVWRNCLGFAPASNQELQSWLDQRCRE; from the coding sequence ATGCCTTTATATCTGCCAAAAAGAATCATTATCAGCCCGCAGGTTAAATCATCCTCCCTGCTTCTTGATGCCATTCTCCGGAATGCTCCTTCAGTTCCGGTAGAATACCGGAAAATCGATCAGGATTTCTTTCATCTTTTGACTACGGATGATCTGATCATAACTCAGCATCAGGGAAACTTTTATAAACCCTGTCCCGGCACCCTGCACTATCTGTGCTGCCAGTACAAGATCCTGAACATCGGATCAAACTGTCCCCTGTCCTGCACCTACTGCATCCTGCAATCCTACCTGGACCATCCGGCCATGGTTGTGCATGCCAATGTGGACGATATGCTGTCGGAGCTGGATGCACTCTTTTCTCACTATCCTGCGAATATTTTCCGGATCGGCACCGGCGAATTCACCGACAGCCTGGTTCTGGACCATCTGACGGGGCTGTCCACCATCATTGTTCCTTATTTTGCCGCCCGGAAAAACGCTTATCTGGAAATCAAGACCAAAACCACCAATATCAATAACCTGAACAACCTGGATCACCGGGGAAAAACCATTGTGGCCTGGTCACTGAACTCAGCCGGGATTGTCCGGCGGGAAGAGCTTGGAGCACCCTCCATCGAGGAGCGCCTGCTGGCGGCCCGAAAATGCCAGGACTGGGGATACCGCCTGGCCTTTCACTTTGATCCGATTATTTATTACCCCGGCTGGGAAGAAGAGTATCGGAAAACCATCGAGCAGCTTTTTTCAACAATCACAGCATCCCGGATTGCCTGGATCAGCCTGGGCTGCTTTCGATACCTGCCAAGGCTCAAACCGATCATTCAGGAAAAGTTTCGCCACAGCCGGATCATTTATGAGGAGTTTGTTCAAGGTCTTGACGGAAAGATGAGATACCTGGAAGTTCTCCGTCAGGAGATCTACGCCAAAATGGTCCAGTGGATCCGGGAGCGGGCTCCTCACTGTTTTCTTTATTTGTGTATGGAAAGCCCCAAAGTATGGCGAAACTGCCTTGGATTTGCTCCGGCCAGCAATCAGGAGCTTCAATCCTGGCTCGATCAGCGCTGCCGGGAATGA
- a CDS encoding ParB N-terminal domain-containing protein: protein MNSHILPLTSRFIELAKFNPQHRPYVIRYPFNQHHEGGTTGHLEELASSIRHYGLLSPVIVQEGGGDDEVFIVHGARRFHACQSLGWSALPCQVVPSGMSAQEVYRLSLSVFLSHHKPNIIEQARIIQRLQAFFPQDMVIQDFLPRLGLLPQRKVLERVVQLAELEDEIAQDVAVGKADPQLGWRLVKVAPAARLALYRFLRRLPFTLSQQFEILEYVQEIALRDHTPLESLLTLQPVLDILASDLDQRQKANSIRFFWRARRYPRLTAIEEEFSREKKLLRLPEQLELYPPHNFEHGSYKFELKFSDLAEFRQKLDFLNQLVTNGKFNNIIKS, encoded by the coding sequence GTGAATAGCCATATTCTTCCCTTAACCTCACGCTTCATCGAGCTGGCAAAATTTAATCCTCAGCATCGGCCTTATGTCATTCGTTACCCTTTCAACCAGCATCATGAGGGAGGAACTACCGGCCACCTGGAAGAGCTGGCAAGCTCCATCAGGCACTATGGCCTTCTCTCTCCGGTTATTGTCCAGGAGGGGGGAGGGGATGATGAAGTATTCATCGTTCATGGAGCCAGGCGCTTTCATGCCTGTCAGTCGCTCGGCTGGTCCGCTCTGCCCTGCCAGGTTGTTCCATCAGGCATGAGCGCGCAGGAGGTTTACCGGCTCAGCCTCTCGGTCTTTCTCAGCCACCATAAGCCGAACATCATAGAGCAGGCCAGAATAATCCAAAGGCTTCAGGCCTTTTTTCCGCAGGATATGGTCATTCAGGATTTTCTCCCCCGGCTGGGACTTTTACCCCAGCGGAAAGTGCTTGAGCGGGTCGTTCAGCTCGCGGAATTGGAGGATGAGATTGCCCAGGATGTGGCGGTGGGGAAGGCTGATCCTCAGCTTGGGTGGCGGCTTGTCAAAGTTGCCCCTGCTGCACGGCTTGCCCTGTATCGATTCCTTCGCCGGCTGCCCTTCACTCTCAGTCAGCAGTTTGAGATTCTGGAATATGTGCAGGAGATCGCCCTGCGAGACCATACACCTCTTGAAAGTCTCCTCACTCTCCAACCTGTCCTGGATATTCTGGCCAGTGACCTCGATCAGCGGCAAAAAGCCAATTCCATCCGATTTTTCTGGCGTGCCAGGCGATACCCTCGCCTGACTGCCATCGAGGAGGAGTTTAGCAGGGAGAAAAAGCTGCTCCGGCTGCCGGAGCAGCTTGAGCTGTATCCACCCCATAATTTTGAGCATGGAAGCTATAAATTTGAGCTGAAGTTTTCCGACCTGGCCGAATTCCGGCAGAAGCTCGACTTTTTAAATCAGCTCGTAACTAATGGAAAATTCAACAACATCATCAAGTCGTAA
- a CDS encoding coiled-coil domain-containing protein, with the protein MELYKAFEESLGKEKAQLVVKDITSLIDEARQELVTKENLKETELKLTKEIEEVRLTLTKEIEEVRKEIKEVELKLTKEIEGVRLTLTKEIEGVRLTLTREIEGVRLSLTREIEGVRKEIKEVELKLTHEINNVKLDIEKVRSSIIKWVAGLLVAQTGAIATIFMLLK; encoded by the coding sequence TTGGAATTATATAAGGCCTTTGAGGAGAGCCTGGGAAAGGAAAAAGCCCAGCTCGTAGTAAAGGATATTACCAGCTTGATCGATGAGGCCAGACAGGAATTGGTAACGAAGGAGAATCTGAAGGAAACCGAGCTTAAACTGACCAAGGAGATAGAAGAGGTCCGCCTGACCCTCACCAAGGAGATAGAAGAGGTCCGCAAGGAGATAAAAGAAGTAGAGCTTAAGCTCACCAAGGAGATAGAAGGGGTCCGCCTGACCCTCACCAAGGAGATAGAAGGGGTCCGCCTGACCCTCACCAGGGAGATAGAAGGCGTCCGCCTGAGCCTGACCAGGGAGATAGAAGGGGTTCGGAAGGAAATAAAGGAAGTAGAGCTTAAACTGACCCATGAAATAAATAATGTCAAACTGGATATCGAGAAGGTTCGATCGAGTATAATCAAATGGGTTGCTGGCTTGTTGGTTGCTCAGACAGGGGCGATCGCAACTATATTCATGCTTTTGAAATAA
- a CDS encoding glycosyltransferase: protein MPTVSVILTTYNRGRFLPEAIESVLNQNYRDFEFLLVDDGSTDDTLHQIQPYRRYFFFIQHCRNRGVSAARNTGIACSSGKLICFLDSDDLWKKNKLSSQIAFLSTHPGYQICYTNEIWLRDGAWLNQKLKHQKFSGDIFEKLLPLCIISPSSVMIARKVLDQTGCFDESFPACEDYDLWLRIGCRFPIGYLEDRLIIKRGGHEDQLSRKFVGLDKLRIKALLKILAKGSLSRPQKEAAGEELKRKCQVYACGCLKHHKDEEAAFFLSISKAFESSMDTACLETLLTSDYFLDHTRK, encoded by the coding sequence ATGCCCACAGTCAGTGTGATCCTCACGACTTACAACCGGGGCCGATTTCTCCCCGAAGCCATCGAAAGTGTCCTGAACCAGAATTACCGGGATTTCGAATTCCTGCTTGTGGATGACGGATCGACCGATGATACCCTGCATCAGATTCAGCCATACCGCAGGTATTTCTTCTTCATTCAGCACTGCCGGAATCGGGGAGTCAGTGCAGCCAGAAATACGGGGATTGCCTGCTCTTCAGGAAAGCTCATCTGTTTTTTGGATTCCGACGACCTCTGGAAGAAAAATAAGCTGTCTTCTCAGATCGCTTTCTTGAGCACGCACCCGGGCTATCAAATCTGCTACACGAACGAGATCTGGCTGCGAGATGGGGCCTGGCTGAACCAGAAATTGAAGCACCAAAAGTTCTCCGGCGATATTTTTGAAAAGCTCCTGCCCCTTTGCATCATCAGCCCATCATCAGTCATGATAGCCCGAAAAGTCCTGGACCAGACCGGCTGCTTCGATGAATCATTTCCCGCCTGCGAGGATTACGACCTTTGGCTTCGGATAGGCTGCCGATTTCCAATCGGCTATCTGGAAGATCGTCTGATCATTAAAAGAGGTGGACACGAGGACCAGCTCTCCCGGAAATTCGTAGGACTGGACAAGCTGCGCATCAAGGCCCTGCTGAAGATTCTGGCCAAAGGAAGCCTGAGCCGGCCACAAAAGGAAGCTGCCGGAGAGGAACTGAAACGGAAATGTCAGGTTTACGCCTGCGGCTGCCTGAAGCATCACAAGGATGAAGAGGCGGCCTTCTTTCTGTCCATTTCAAAAGCCTTTGAATCGTCGATGGACACGGCTTGCCTTGAAACCTTGCTCACCTCAGATTACTTTCTTGATCACACCAGGAAATAA
- the sppA gene encoding signal peptide peptidase SppA has protein sequence MRQRAACLHQPVLIIITLFLMCCCAGCAFVSVPLLAPSLSDLEERTVLGKGDSKILLLDVSGVISEEDQTNPLGMTTDVSPVARIREELEKAKEDRKIKALLLKIDSPGGTVTASDIIYHELQAFKKKTGIPIIVSMMDIAASGGYYIAMAADKIIAHPTTVTGSIGVLTMKFDIQGLMAKIGVEEVTVKSGDMKDFNSIFHTLRPEDQALLQNIIDTLHERFTTIVAESRPGLSQAEVKRLADGRVYTAQQALDLKLIDEIGYLEDGIELAKKAAGISQARVIAYQRPSQPKKTIYARSSAAESTFISSLGSLSNLSCRFWYLWAP, from the coding sequence ATGAGGCAAAGAGCAGCATGCTTGCATCAGCCTGTCCTGATTATCATCACCCTTTTCCTGATGTGCTGTTGTGCCGGATGTGCCTTTGTCAGTGTCCCGCTCCTTGCACCCTCCCTCTCCGACCTTGAGGAACGGACGGTTTTGGGAAAGGGAGACAGTAAGATCCTCCTTCTGGATGTTTCCGGAGTAATCTCGGAGGAAGACCAGACCAATCCCCTGGGCATGACCACCGACGTCAGCCCGGTGGCAAGAATCAGGGAAGAGCTGGAAAAAGCGAAGGAAGACCGGAAGATCAAAGCCCTGCTGCTGAAGATCGACAGCCCTGGAGGAACAGTCACTGCCAGCGACATTATCTACCATGAATTGCAGGCATTCAAGAAGAAGACCGGCATTCCCATAATCGTCAGCATGATGGATATAGCCGCATCAGGCGGCTACTACATCGCTATGGCCGCAGATAAAATCATTGCCCATCCCACGACTGTCACCGGAAGCATCGGGGTTCTGACCATGAAATTCGATATCCAGGGCTTAATGGCCAAGATCGGCGTGGAGGAGGTAACGGTCAAATCCGGGGATATGAAGGACTTCAACTCGATTTTTCACACCCTGAGACCCGAAGACCAGGCCTTGCTGCAAAATATTATCGATACCCTGCATGAGCGGTTTACCACCATTGTGGCTGAATCCAGACCCGGTTTATCGCAGGCAGAGGTCAAGCGGCTTGCCGATGGCAGGGTTTATACGGCCCAGCAGGCCCTGGACCTGAAACTGATCGATGAAATCGGCTATCTGGAAGATGGAATTGAGCTGGCCAAAAAAGCGGCAGGGATATCCCAGGCCAGAGTGATTGCCTACCAGAGGCCCAGCCAGCCGAAAAAGACAATCTACGCCCGCTCATCCGCTGCCGAAAGCACCTTTATCTCCTCACTCGGTTCACTAAGCAATCTATCCTGCCGGTTCTGGTACCTGTGGGCGCCGTAA